A genomic stretch from Helianthus annuus cultivar XRQ/B chromosome 1, HanXRQr2.0-SUNRISE, whole genome shotgun sequence includes:
- the LOC110932849 gene encoding S-protein homolog 2-like translates to MSISVTKKLCSLFIVLSYFTCFVIADCIFTSYVTVYIYNGIPDSTIDVHVKSGDDDLGHHNITLSLGYDFHFCESIFGNTLFMGDFVDNSRSAHFHVYDDDVANNMDASSVDFTNVYWLLKQDGYYLSKEFKPYDDPSWVYRGSWE, encoded by the coding sequence ATGAGCATTTCTGTTACAAAGAAGCTTTGTTCCCTTTTCATTGTATTGAGCTATTTCACGTGCTTTGTCATTGCCGATTGTATATTCACCAGTTATGTTACCGTTTATATATACAACGGAATCCCAGATTCAACAATCGATGTTCATGTGAAATCCGGAGACGACGATCTCGGCCATCACAACATCACTTTAAGTCTTGGGTATGATTTTCATTTCTGTGAAAGTATTTTTGGAAATACTCTTTTCATGGGAGATTTTGTAGATAATTCAAGATCGGCACATTTTCATGTTTATGACGATGATGTTGCAAATAATATGGATGCCTCAAGTGTTGATTTCACAAATGTTTATTGGCTATTAAAACAAGATGGAtattatttgtcaaaagaatTTAAACCATATGATGATCCATCATGGGTGTATAGAGGATCATGGGAGTAA